Proteins from a genomic interval of Sphingobacterium lactis:
- a CDS encoding OmpP1/FadL family transporter: protein MKSKLLVLSCLALSFGYQQTKAQTLTDNAFTISRDLNSGTARFKAMGGVNTALGGDISSISGNPAGLGFYGQSDVSVTVGYFNSQNKAEYFGNSTTMNNGKFGIENAGVVIHYPTYNNTDFGWKNFNFGISLDRQNNFNDYLKYSGTNTESTILHEFTELMEATPSFGSEFMGSYLVDRKLGENGYYFPTVLEADPKNQQYENEITGQKYQTSISFGANYSNKFYIGAKVGIVSLNYDSKKTNFEKGWTKTAEEIRRENPQSNFGKPGTVENGYTDLSYDLTDIRDVKIKGVGANFGIGMFFKPTWDWNIGVNITSPTWTEVQEEAYIETIVDYYRTENSSETVKPGYGSPVENPVYDYAIVTPWKTSVGFTKFFGRGLLSADVEYVNYQSIKYRETVQDPDYNFENSENYKIEDTYKGAFNLNVGGEVLITDRLAARAGFRLLSSPYKGSETSDYIYSAGLGYVISKSFYVDLTGMMYKSLSFQHNPYWIENNQIPLPTANVKNTMSNAVLTIGAKF from the coding sequence ATGAAAAGCAAATTACTTGTTCTCTCTTGCCTTGCCCTCAGTTTTGGCTATCAACAGACCAAAGCACAAACATTGACTGATAATGCGTTTACCATTTCCAGAGACCTGAACTCGGGTACTGCCCGTTTCAAAGCGATGGGGGGTGTCAATACCGCTTTGGGTGGAGATATCAGCTCAATTTCCGGAAATCCGGCAGGGCTCGGTTTCTACGGACAATCCGATGTATCGGTGACAGTAGGTTACTTCAACAGTCAGAACAAAGCTGAATATTTCGGTAATTCCACGACCATGAACAATGGCAAATTCGGCATTGAGAATGCAGGTGTGGTAATCCACTACCCTACCTATAACAATACGGATTTTGGCTGGAAGAACTTTAATTTTGGGATCAGCTTGGATCGTCAGAACAACTTCAACGATTACCTGAAATATTCAGGCACCAATACGGAAAGCACCATTCTTCATGAGTTTACGGAACTTATGGAAGCGACACCATCTTTCGGCAGCGAATTTATGGGGTCATACTTGGTTGACAGGAAACTGGGTGAAAATGGCTATTACTTCCCTACCGTCCTGGAGGCGGATCCAAAAAACCAGCAATATGAAAATGAGATCACAGGACAAAAATACCAGACTTCGATTTCCTTTGGCGCGAACTACAGCAACAAGTTTTATATCGGTGCCAAAGTAGGGATTGTATCATTGAATTACGATTCCAAGAAAACAAACTTTGAAAAGGGATGGACAAAGACAGCTGAAGAAATCCGCCGAGAAAATCCACAGTCCAATTTCGGAAAACCCGGAACAGTGGAAAATGGCTATACCGACCTGAGTTATGACCTAACGGACATTCGCGATGTAAAAATTAAGGGCGTCGGCGCGAATTTTGGTATCGGTATGTTCTTTAAGCCAACTTGGGATTGGAACATCGGTGTAAACATCACCTCGCCTACCTGGACAGAGGTACAGGAAGAAGCCTATATCGAGACGATAGTTGATTACTACCGCACCGAGAACAGCAGCGAGACGGTGAAACCGGGCTATGGATCTCCTGTAGAAAACCCCGTATATGACTATGCGATCGTAACGCCATGGAAAACGTCCGTAGGGTTTACGAAATTTTTTGGACGCGGATTGCTATCTGCGGATGTGGAATATGTAAACTACCAATCCATAAAGTATAGAGAAACGGTTCAGGATCCGGATTACAACTTCGAAAACTCTGAAAACTATAAAATTGAAGATACCTATAAGGGTGCTTTCAACCTAAATGTGGGTGGTGAGGTCCTTATTACGGATAGATTGGCCGCACGTGCCGGTTTCCGACTACTTTCCTCTCCATATAAAGGCAGTGAAACATCGGATTATATTTACAGTGCAGGATTGGGTTATGTGATCAGCAAATCATTCTATGTGGATTTGACAGGCATGATGTACAAATCGCTAAGCTTCCAACACAATCCATATTGGATTGAAAACAATCAGATTCCATTGCCTACGGCAAACGTAAAGAATACCATGAGCAATGCTGTATTGACCATTGGTGCTAAATTCTAA
- a CDS encoding NfeD family protein, with amino-acid sequence MNKFTKYILGIVAFILLTCQHVSAQRVYTVDLKEDIGPNAWRTMKNAIKQAKANNAEYLLIDLNTYGGALNFADSIRSSLLNDNPFKSIVFVNNNAASAGALISLAADYIYMHTGASLGAASVVNQQGEVLPEKYQSYMRGLMRATAEARGRDPKMAEAFVDPSISIPSLKEDGKLLTLTATEAVNAGLAKKSIKSEVDIYSDLNITKPEVTEHQLTWVDHFIALLVNPLVSGLLIMGIIGGIYFELQTPGIGFALVVALVCAALFFAPLYLQGLAENWEIAIFVLGVILVALEIFVIPGFGVAGIGGIILILCGLAFSMVANDYFDFKLTQPGLLMNSFIIVIGAMVLTIILAVIFGRNILESSAFKRLVLQDEQQAKEGYTSSVSKPNLINKVGITKTVLRPGGKIEIDNVWYDAVALDSYIDVGEEVYVEKHENYNLFVRKISERKA; translated from the coding sequence ATGAACAAATTTACGAAATACATTTTAGGTATTGTCGCCTTCATCCTGCTAACGTGCCAGCATGTGTCTGCCCAAAGGGTGTACACAGTTGACCTGAAGGAGGACATTGGCCCGAATGCTTGGCGCACCATGAAAAATGCCATCAAGCAAGCCAAAGCGAATAATGCGGAATACTTACTGATCGATCTTAATACGTACGGAGGGGCTCTAAATTTCGCAGATTCTATTCGTTCTAGCCTATTAAACGACAATCCCTTTAAATCTATTGTCTTTGTAAATAATAATGCCGCCTCTGCGGGTGCATTGATTTCATTAGCAGCGGATTACATTTACATGCACACCGGCGCCAGTTTGGGCGCTGCTTCCGTTGTGAACCAACAAGGGGAGGTGCTGCCCGAGAAATATCAATCCTATATGCGTGGGTTGATGCGCGCAACGGCAGAAGCACGCGGACGAGATCCCAAAATGGCAGAAGCCTTTGTGGATCCTTCGATATCTATCCCTTCCTTAAAGGAGGATGGTAAACTCCTGACGTTAACTGCCACAGAAGCTGTCAATGCAGGTTTGGCAAAGAAGTCAATTAAGTCGGAAGTGGACATCTACTCCGATCTCAATATCACCAAACCGGAGGTTACTGAACACCAACTGACCTGGGTGGATCATTTTATTGCGCTGTTGGTAAACCCATTGGTGAGTGGCCTATTGATCATGGGTATCATTGGCGGTATCTATTTTGAACTGCAAACACCAGGTATCGGTTTTGCCCTAGTGGTCGCGCTGGTCTGTGCTGCCCTATTCTTTGCGCCATTATACCTGCAGGGATTGGCGGAGAATTGGGAAATTGCCATCTTTGTGCTCGGCGTTATATTGGTCGCCCTCGAAATTTTTGTGATCCCCGGATTCGGCGTGGCCGGAATCGGAGGCATTATCCTTATCCTGTGCGGATTGGCATTTTCCATGGTCGCAAACGACTATTTTGATTTTAAACTTACACAACCTGGATTATTAATGAATTCATTTATCATCGTGATCGGGGCAATGGTGCTGACCATTATCCTCGCCGTTATCTTTGGGCGGAACATCCTCGAATCTTCAGCATTCAAGCGATTGGTGCTGCAGGATGAGCAACAGGCAAAAGAAGGGTATACCTCTTCGGTGTCCAAACCCAACCTCATCAATAAGGTGGGGATAACAAAAACTGTCCTCAGACCGGGCGGGAAAATAGAAATCGATAATGTATGGTACGATGCGGTGGCGTTGGATAGCTATATTGATGTGGGCGAAGAAGTCTACGTGGAGAAGCATGAAAACTACAATCTCTTTGTTCGTAAAATATCCGAACGCAAGGCATAG
- a CDS encoding DPBB and LysM peptidoglycan-binding domain-containing protein, with protein sequence MIKKRLFLKSTKKTFIIFSAAFLLAGVSLVQAQTNTASQKTTVVNGKTVILHTVSAKDTYYQLSRIYGVPVKDIMAANNKKNLRVGDSVHIPSAAAAANTNSKPEKPVATVDTSKETKSLGTPTNETINAKILTEYKVGPNETLYSIARRFATSVDNIKKLNSLASDSVREGQTLKIPDGAVTVIKQETAPASINIPVPDNISKEEIEFETNRYGIREKKEKGIGIWMDNLESNGRSNLALHRTAPVGTILKITNPLTKSVTFAKVVGKFSDTADSRDAIVILSKSAASYIGALDKRFLIEITYGAPTN encoded by the coding sequence ATGATTAAAAAACGATTATTCTTAAAGTCGACAAAAAAGACTTTTATCATATTTTCTGCTGCCTTTCTATTGGCAGGAGTTTCCCTAGTGCAAGCCCAAACAAATACCGCAAGTCAGAAAACAACCGTCGTGAATGGGAAGACGGTCATCTTACATACCGTTTCCGCAAAAGACACCTATTACCAGCTGAGCAGGATCTATGGGGTACCTGTAAAGGACATTATGGCGGCGAACAACAAGAAGAACTTACGCGTTGGTGACTCGGTACATATCCCTTCTGCAGCTGCAGCGGCCAATACGAACAGTAAGCCCGAAAAACCAGTAGCCACAGTGGATACTTCCAAGGAAACAAAAAGCTTAGGCACTCCAACAAACGAAACCATAAACGCAAAGATATTAACGGAGTATAAGGTCGGTCCCAACGAGACCCTTTATTCGATTGCCCGTCGGTTTGCCACTTCAGTGGACAACATCAAGAAATTGAATAGCCTTGCATCCGATTCCGTTCGTGAGGGTCAAACGCTGAAAATTCCGGATGGTGCCGTTACGGTCATCAAACAGGAAACAGCCCCTGCATCCATTAACATCCCGGTTCCGGACAACATCAGTAAAGAGGAGATCGAGTTCGAGACCAATCGGTATGGCATCCGCGAGAAAAAGGAAAAAGGGATCGGCATCTGGATGGATAACCTGGAAAGCAACGGCAGAAGCAACCTGGCACTGCACAGGACAGCCCCAGTGGGTACAATTCTAAAAATTACGAACCCATTGACAAAAAGTGTTACCTTTGCGAAAGTTGTAGGGAAATTCTCCGATACTGCCGATAGCAGGGACGCTATTGTAATCCTGTCCAAATCAGCAGCATCCTATATTGGAGCCCTTGATAAGCGATTCTTAATTGAGATTACCTACGGCGCCCCAACAAATTAG
- a CDS encoding uridine kinase family protein yields the protein MDKPYVIGIAGSSGSGKTFFLKSFLNHFSEDEVTLISQDDYYIPANTKTREENRLYNFDLPTAINRELFYAHIKDLFDGKTVFKEEYTFNNPNITPKMLQINPAPILVVEGLFIFHYEEVNQLLDYRIFLDADEPIALERRLRRDLIERGYDHDDVMYKWTNHVVPSYNEYLLPYREQCNLVIRNNVDDPQVIQDFTNTIAVDLRKRIG from the coding sequence ATGGACAAACCGTATGTAATTGGAATTGCTGGCAGCAGTGGTTCAGGTAAGACTTTCTTCTTAAAAAGCTTTTTAAACCATTTCTCGGAAGATGAGGTTACCCTCATTTCTCAGGATGATTATTATATCCCCGCCAATACGAAAACGAGGGAAGAGAACAGATTGTACAATTTTGACCTGCCTACGGCGATCAACCGGGAGCTGTTCTATGCGCATATTAAGGATCTTTTCGACGGAAAGACTGTTTTTAAGGAGGAATATACCTTCAACAACCCGAATATTACCCCAAAAATGTTGCAGATCAATCCTGCACCGATCTTGGTTGTCGAAGGTCTCTTTATCTTCCACTACGAAGAGGTGAATCAATTGTTGGATTACCGGATTTTCTTGGATGCGGATGAGCCGATTGCCTTGGAGCGGCGCCTTCGTCGCGACCTGATCGAACGTGGCTACGACCACGATGATGTGATGTACAAATGGACCAACCATGTTGTCCCGTCCTACAATGAATACCTTCTTCCCTACCGTGAGCAGTGCAATTTGGTGATCAGGAACAATGTGGATGATCCACAGGTCATTCAGGATTTCACCAACACCATCGCGGTCGATCTCAGAAAAAGAATCGGTTAA
- a CDS encoding MFS transporter yields the protein MTSDKPNKNLWVLIFVAALGYFVDIYDLIIFSIVRIQSFTDIGVPEALMRSEGEYVLNMQMGGLLLGGIIWGILADKYGRLRVLFGSILLYSLANIANGFVQDVSSYGIIRFIAGIGLAGELGAGITLVSESMHRKKRGYGTMIVAGVGVLGAILAYFISEWFSWRTAYFVGGGMGILLLFMRVGVLESGMFQSLDTKRVQKGNIMMLFNNRERFKRYLYCLCIGLPIWFVVGVLVTQAPEIGKALHAETVLSAGKGVMFTYLGISLGDFLAGWMAQIFRSRKKVVLVYQLLILLFSCIYLTRQGITEVEFLWLAFLMGLGVGYWATFITIAAEQFGTNIRGTVTTTAPNFVRGALIPSTLLYGVLVNEMGILWAALVMVVLLTLIAVFALTQLKESFDKDLDFIEED from the coding sequence ATGACTTCAGATAAACCAAACAAGAACCTCTGGGTCCTGATCTTCGTTGCCGCACTCGGCTATTTCGTGGATATCTATGACCTCATTATCTTCTCCATCGTCCGGATCCAATCTTTCACCGATATCGGTGTTCCCGAAGCACTCATGCGCAGCGAAGGGGAATATGTGTTGAATATGCAGATGGGTGGACTGCTCCTCGGCGGTATCATCTGGGGAATACTGGCGGATAAATACGGCCGGTTGCGGGTGCTGTTCGGTTCGATATTGCTCTATTCCCTGGCGAATATCGCCAATGGCTTTGTACAGGACGTGTCGAGTTACGGTATCATCCGGTTTATTGCAGGCATCGGTCTGGCGGGGGAGCTTGGTGCAGGTATCACACTGGTGAGCGAATCGATGCACCGCAAGAAGCGAGGCTACGGGACCATGATCGTCGCCGGAGTTGGGGTGTTGGGCGCTATTCTTGCCTATTTCATTTCGGAGTGGTTTTCCTGGCGAACTGCCTATTTCGTTGGTGGTGGTATGGGCATCCTGCTGCTCTTTATGCGGGTGGGGGTGTTGGAATCGGGGATGTTCCAGAGCTTGGATACCAAGCGCGTTCAGAAAGGGAATATCATGATGCTCTTCAACAACCGAGAACGGTTCAAGCGATACCTCTATTGCCTCTGCATCGGTCTTCCCATTTGGTTTGTGGTAGGCGTACTGGTGACGCAGGCTCCGGAAATCGGAAAAGCGTTGCATGCCGAAACGGTGCTCAGCGCCGGAAAGGGGGTGATGTTCACTTATCTGGGTATCTCATTGGGAGACTTCTTGGCAGGATGGATGGCACAGATTTTTAGATCCCGCAAAAAAGTTGTTTTGGTCTACCAATTGCTGATCCTGCTGTTTTCCTGCATCTACCTCACCCGTCAGGGCATAACGGAAGTTGAATTCCTTTGGCTGGCATTTTTAATGGGGCTAGGGGTGGGCTATTGGGCAACTTTCATTACGATTGCTGCCGAGCAATTCGGGACAAATATCCGTGGGACAGTAACCACGACGGCGCCAAATTTTGTTCGGGGGGCACTGATTCCCTCCACTTTGCTCTATGGGGTATTGGTGAATGAAATGGGGATATTGTGGGCGGCATTGGTTATGGTCGTATTGCTGACCTTGATTGCAGTATTTGCACTGACCCAACTAAAGGAAAGTTTTGATAAGGATCTTGATTTTATTGAGGAAGATTAA
- a CDS encoding DUF4442 domain-containing protein — translation MEINRTFTAMKVSPNTLKWGLRLYPPLFFQRIWVRRIMDGFLGADVKINKSLMNINSNKTIFGGTIFSAIDPFYPILLDQYFKHQGISRTVAWLKTAHIDYIKPGKYDLEVSIRLNNQILEETLKTIKKEGKVVRTFQTQVFDKHGTLCAVAHNEVYIRDLDFDFAQLNPDPTPAAVKANNE, via the coding sequence TTGGAAATTAACCGTACTTTTACGGCCATGAAAGTATCGCCAAATACTTTAAAATGGGGCTTACGGCTATACCCACCCTTATTTTTCCAACGCATCTGGGTGCGTCGGATTATGGATGGTTTCCTGGGTGCCGATGTCAAGATCAACAAGAGCTTGATGAACATCAATTCCAACAAAACCATCTTTGGAGGTACCATTTTTTCGGCAATCGATCCCTTCTACCCGATCCTATTGGATCAATACTTCAAGCATCAGGGCATTTCGCGCACTGTTGCCTGGCTGAAGACCGCCCATATCGACTACATCAAGCCCGGTAAGTACGACTTGGAGGTCAGCATCCGCCTGAACAACCAGATCTTGGAGGAAACCCTGAAGACCATAAAAAAAGAAGGCAAAGTCGTGCGAACTTTCCAAACGCAAGTGTTCGATAAACATGGGACGCTGTGTGCAGTGGCACATAACGAGGTGTACATTCGCGACCTGGACTTTGACTTTGCACAATTAAATCCCGACCCAACACCGGCAGCGGTGAAGGCGAATAATGAATAA
- a CDS encoding transposase encodes MRKLILFGSVCSLAFASCQNPQVHNNDQKLAEQAIAIHDEIMPQMPHLDKIELKLDTILNDLAGYKAANPALDTAKTRVELSALRDSVTAATNNMNDWMMNFEPENENEDYQKKQVEHVTAMKAQFERVHEQIKNSHLENYKK; translated from the coding sequence ATGAGAAAATTAATCCTTTTCGGATCTGTATGCAGCTTGGCGTTTGCCTCCTGCCAAAACCCACAGGTACACAACAATGACCAAAAGCTGGCTGAACAGGCCATCGCTATCCATGATGAAATCATGCCGCAGATGCCTCATCTGGACAAAATAGAATTGAAATTGGATACAATCCTGAACGACCTTGCCGGCTATAAAGCCGCAAATCCGGCGTTGGATACCGCAAAAACTAGAGTTGAGCTCAGCGCTTTACGCGATAGCGTGACGGCTGCGACCAACAACATGAACGACTGGATGATGAACTTCGAGCCTGAAAATGAAAACGAAGATTACCAGAAAAAGCAAGTAGAGCACGTAACAGCCATGAAAGCACAGTTTGAACGCGTTCATGAGCAGATCAAGAATTCCCATTTGGAAAACTATAAAAAATAA
- a CDS encoding SCO family protein, with protein MKKILLMGLSACMAASLFFSCSSSDRKLPIYGERTPVEKEVDGKQVVDTIYHTIPDFSFLNQDSVQLTQDFFKGKIYVANFFFTHCPSICPTMQRNLLKAYEKYKGNEKIAFLSHSIDFKYDSPSILKDYATKLGVTNDQWQFVTGSKAAIYGISDKYMVFTKEDPNAPGGYDHQGYLVIIDPDRRIRGAYDGTDDEQVSKLLEDLDVILAEYK; from the coding sequence ATGAAAAAGATACTCCTAATGGGCCTATCCGCATGTATGGCAGCATCCCTTTTCTTTTCCTGCAGTTCCTCGGACCGCAAGCTCCCCATCTATGGCGAGCGCACGCCCGTTGAAAAGGAAGTCGACGGAAAGCAAGTGGTGGATACCATTTACCACACTATCCCTGACTTCAGTTTCCTGAACCAGGACAGTGTGCAATTGACCCAGGATTTCTTTAAGGGTAAAATCTATGTCGCCAACTTTTTCTTTACGCATTGTCCGAGCATCTGCCCGACCATGCAGAGAAATCTCCTGAAGGCTTATGAAAAGTACAAAGGAAACGAGAAGATTGCTTTCCTTTCGCACAGTATTGACTTCAAATATGACAGCCCATCCATCCTGAAGGATTACGCCACGAAACTTGGCGTTACGAATGACCAATGGCAGTTCGTGACGGGTTCCAAGGCAGCAATCTATGGGATATCCGATAAATATATGGTATTTACCAAGGAAGATCCGAATGCTCCAGGAGGCTATGATCACCAAGGATATTTGGTTATCATTGACCCTGACCGCAGGATCCGTGGTGCTTACGATGGAACGGATGATGAACAGGTCAGCAAGCTATTGGAAGACCTGGATGTGATATTAGCGGAATATAAATAA
- a CDS encoding c-type cytochrome has translation MKIRIFLAALLAIGLLYGLFSCTGDLSVETMQYATNGQKVYVKHCQNCHGANGEGLGALYPPLTDKQYLQENREQLACIVKHGMSGPIQVNGKTFDQQMPGVPSLPSLDIAYVLTYVTTYFGDSKTHFTKEEIEEFLRNCK, from the coding sequence ATGAAAATTAGGATTTTCCTTGCGGCACTCCTGGCCATCGGCCTGCTTTACGGTCTGTTTTCCTGTACCGGTGATCTCAGCGTGGAAACCATGCAGTATGCCACCAATGGGCAGAAGGTGTATGTGAAGCATTGCCAGAATTGCCACGGTGCAAATGGCGAAGGTCTTGGTGCCCTATACCCGCCTTTGACGGATAAGCAATACCTGCAAGAAAATAGAGAACAGTTGGCCTGTATCGTCAAGCATGGAATGTCTGGACCGATCCAGGTGAACGGTAAAACCTTTGACCAACAGATGCCGGGCGTACCTTCCCTTCCATCGCTGGATATCGCCTACGTACTGACCTATGTCACCACTTATTTCGGTGACAGCAAAACACATTTCACAAAAGAGGAAATCGAAGAGTTCCTGAGAAATTGTAAATAG
- a CDS encoding TetR/AcrR family transcriptional regulator: MNIQLTDKKVQIFHSTLKLINIHGFHGSPMSKIAKDADVAVGSIYHYFPSKEDLIIELYWYCKEILNKEVFSTVDNTLPYEAQFKMIWKNLIQYYTKNTDHFSFLEQFYGSPFYEGIRTNVFKQKTERNVLVSFLQEGIKDKQLKDLNVRLLISAYLGVAISLVRGCLYEKTKPQEDELNTMVDIIWNGVKL, encoded by the coding sequence ATGAACATTCAATTGACAGATAAAAAGGTACAAATCTTCCACAGTACACTGAAGCTCATTAACATCCATGGGTTTCATGGTTCACCGATGAGTAAGATTGCCAAGGATGCTGATGTAGCCGTCGGCTCCATCTACCACTATTTTCCCTCGAAAGAGGATTTAATTATCGAATTATACTGGTATTGTAAAGAAATACTCAATAAAGAGGTTTTTTCTACAGTTGATAATACCTTGCCTTATGAAGCGCAGTTCAAAATGATCTGGAAGAATTTAATCCAGTATTATACGAAGAACACCGATCACTTCAGTTTCTTGGAGCAATTCTATGGTTCGCCATTTTACGAGGGAATCCGAACCAATGTGTTCAAACAGAAAACGGAGCGTAATGTGCTTGTGAGTTTTCTTCAGGAAGGCATCAAGGACAAACAATTGAAAGACTTAAATGTTCGATTATTGATTTCCGCCTATTTAGGCGTCGCAATCTCCTTAGTACGAGGCTGTTTGTACGAAAAGACAAAACCACAGGAAGATGAGTTGAACACCATGGTTGACATTATTTGGAACGGGGTTAAATTATAA
- a CDS encoding TolC family protein, with amino-acid sequence MNFRFKELVLSVSLTALTVGSAFSQTGSGLSSEATLDDLINYALSNQIEVKQAQLDREIGEREIASALSGWFPQINANGSMTHFMQLPTANVNGQNIAMGQRNTAALTFQADQAIINPGLFQASRAAKYIRQQNDLNLESSRINTVVDVSKAYYDILTSEEQINIIQENIARLNRQYTEANARYETGLVDKTDYKRAQISLNNANAELKTAMEFRKYKYDFLKTLLGMNPSAAISLSFANQDMESNVLMDTTEVVNMANRVEFQQLQTLKDIQELNTQYQRWQFLPRLGAFANYGLNYRNNNFGDMFGNNFPQSSVGLSLSFPIFQGGKRIQEIRKSELQESRIDLDIVNLENQIGAEYSAAMANYRSNINEWRNAKENVELSEEVYNTIKLQYDAGVKTYLELMTAETDLKTSQLNYLNSLYAVLASKLDIQKALGTVNTRD; translated from the coding sequence ATGAATTTTAGATTTAAGGAATTAGTACTTAGCGTATCCCTTACAGCACTCACTGTAGGATCAGCTTTTTCCCAGACCGGGAGTGGTCTTAGCAGTGAAGCGACATTGGATGATCTCATCAATTATGCACTTTCCAATCAGATCGAAGTAAAGCAGGCGCAGCTGGACCGGGAAATCGGTGAGCGCGAGATCGCTTCTGCACTATCCGGATGGTTTCCGCAGATCAATGCCAATGGAAGCATGACACATTTTATGCAGTTGCCGACAGCCAATGTCAACGGACAGAACATCGCCATGGGGCAGAGAAATACCGCAGCACTTACCTTTCAGGCCGATCAAGCCATCATTAACCCAGGCTTGTTCCAAGCATCACGCGCAGCAAAATATATCCGTCAGCAAAATGACCTCAATTTGGAAAGCAGCCGCATCAATACCGTTGTGGATGTGTCCAAAGCATATTACGATATCCTGACCAGTGAAGAACAGATCAATATTATCCAAGAGAATATCGCTCGCCTGAACAGGCAGTATACAGAAGCCAACGCGCGCTATGAAACAGGCCTCGTGGATAAGACCGACTACAAACGGGCACAGATCTCCCTGAACAATGCCAACGCGGAACTGAAGACCGCAATGGAGTTCAGAAAATATAAATATGATTTTCTAAAAACCCTTTTGGGTATGAACCCGTCGGCTGCTATCAGCCTTTCTTTTGCTAACCAAGACATGGAATCCAATGTATTGATGGACACGACAGAAGTGGTGAATATGGCGAATCGCGTGGAGTTCCAACAATTGCAGACGCTGAAAGATATTCAGGAATTGAATACCCAGTACCAAAGATGGCAATTTTTACCACGCTTGGGCGCTTTCGCCAATTACGGACTGAATTACCGCAACAATAACTTCGGGGATATGTTCGGGAACAACTTCCCACAATCCAGCGTTGGGCTGAGCCTCTCCTTCCCTATCTTTCAAGGGGGCAAGCGTATCCAGGAAATCCGCAAGTCGGAACTGCAGGAGTCACGTATCGACCTGGACATCGTAAACCTGGAGAACCAGATCGGAGCAGAATACTCCGCAGCCATGGCCAACTACCGCTCCAACATCAACGAATGGCGGAATGCAAAGGAGAACGTAGAGCTTTCCGAAGAGGTGTACAACACCATCAAGCTGCAATATGATGCAGGCGTAAAAACCTATTTGGAATTAATGACCGCAGAAACGGATCTCAAAACCAGTCAATTGAATTACCTGAATTCGTTATATGCGGTTCTGGCCAGCAAACTGGATATCCAAAAAGCATTGGGAACGGTAAATACTAGAGATTAA